The Chitinophaga niabensis genome segment GAAAGGATTTCGTCCTCTTCTGTGATCTGGTCGTTATTCACACCCATTACTATGGTTTTCACATTACCGGTGGCAGGTGCAGTGATCAGTACTTTTTTTGCTCCGGCGGTGATGTGTAATTGTGCGCCTTCCCGTTGTGTAAAACGGCCGGTTGATTCAATCACCACATCTACCTGCAGGTCCTTCCATGGTAACTTTTCCGGTGCGCGCTCACTCAGCAATAAGATCTTCTGGTCATTCACTGTAATATATTCATCCTGTAACGCTACGGTACCGGCAAACTTTCCGTGCGAGGTATCATATTTAAAGAGGTGCGTTAACAGTTTACTGTCTGTAAGGTCGTTGATGGCCACTACTTCTATACCTTTTTTGTTCAGCAAGGCTCTTAAGGTCATTCTGCCAATGCGTCCGAATCCATTAATAGCTACTTTCATAATAATATATTTTAGATTAATTCTCTACTGCATGTAATGAGGTTCTGAAAGAACGGCGGTAGTCGCTGGGAGACATATTCACGTGGCGCATGAATGTGCGCCGCATGGAGATCAATCCACCCAGTCCGCATTTTTCTGCGATCTGGTCTATACTCAGGTCACTATCTTCCAGGTACCGGCGTGCTGCTTCAACCCGCACTTTCTCTACAAATTTTGCAGGTGTAACACCTGTCTCTTTCAGGAATACCCGGGCGAAATTGCGCACGCTCATGTTGCTGTGCTGTGCCAGGTGTTCTATACTCAGGTCTTCTTCCAGGTGCCGGATCATCCAGGTATATAACTTTCCGCCCATGGAGCTTTCCTGCCGGTATATTTCAGGTAGTCTGCTGAACTGCGCCTGGTACCCCGGCCGTTTAAGGGGTAGTATCAGCTTGCGTGCAATATGCAATGCTGTTTCCCGGCCATGGTCTTCTTCCACCAAGGCAAGCGCCAGATCGATGCCGGAGGATACGCCCCCTGAAGTATATATATTGGTATCGCGGGTAAAGAAAGGATCGGTATCCACCTTCACGCCGGAATAACGCTGTTGAAACTGCTGACTGTATTCCCAGTGTGTGGTAGCCTGTTTTCCATCCAGGATGCCTGCTTCTGCCAGGGCATAAGCGCCTAAGCATACAGA includes the following:
- a CDS encoding GlxA family transcriptional regulator, yielding MARTKKKLIVVVPMPGIFLLDVAGPCDVFAAADKILDGNGGYEILLASPLNTKKIPTKSSIALHCAVTVTAITQPIDTLIIAGFSMPLLERGERFFKWLKDTYPKVNRIGSVCLGAYALAEAGILDGKQATTHWEYSQQFQQRYSGVKVDTDPFFTRDTNIYTSGGVSSGIDLALALVEEDHGRETALHIARKLILPLKRPGYQAQFSRLPEIYRQESSMGGKLYTWMIRHLEEDLSIEHLAQHSNMSVRNFARVFLKETGVTPAKFVEKVRVEAARRYLEDSDLSIDQIAEKCGLGGLISMRRTFMRHVNMSPSDYRRSFRTSLHAVEN